The DNA region agagatatacaagagttgttacattcttgtacagccactagtacgcatagcgtttcaattGAGTTATTGTAAGCTGGGTTGGGTTAGATAAGATAAGTTTTAAAACCCTGTTATTAAGTCATGCTGGGTGGGCAGTAATCTGTATCCAAGCCTACTGTATATCCTCATTCTAAGGGTGGATACCAATTGTACCAATTGTTTATCTCGTTACCTTGTTCTCGGTAGGCAAGGGTGTATCTTCCAAAGGTAGTACCAACATTTAACTTGGATACCTGCTTAAGACCCACTAGAAAATGTTTCACTGCGTTCAATGCTACAGTATCATCACGTGACAATACAAATTGATATGATAAAGCAAAATTCAGTATTTGCTTGATTCCCCTACCCTCTTCTTTAGATATTTTAAGGCAAGCATTTTACTGCACTGTATTAGTATTTTTTAAATCAACATGAATGATGGTTACCATTTGTTAGCTATTTAATATATAATTACTAGGTGTGTTTGAATATGAATAGTGTAAATTGTCTATACTGTAAAAAGATTTTGCTTGAACAGTGGTAATTAATATTTACTAGCTACTTTTTCTTTGCTAAAATTTATGCTATGAATTTCTTTCAGGCTAGTGGGATGATCCTAGCTGGCCTGGGGCTGGCCACTCTTGGTTTTGGGGCTCGTTTTGTTTTTCGTACCATGCCTGCTTTGGGAAAGAAGATGGCAGATGCAGTAAATGGTATTCCCAAGCTGGATGGCAAGGTATGTTTGCATTTTATAgtcttatacagtactgtacttaaaaaTAACAGTTCCATACAGTTATGCTTCTAAAATCCAACAATCCAAAACTTCAGAGCTCAAAATCTGAAAGAATTTAAAAATAGAGGTAttgtagtacagtactgtactatattttatagcatatttaaacatttgaaaaaattatcacaATCTAAATATTGTCCATGCTGCTTTGCTCGCATAATAGCTAAAATGTTGAAATTTTGAAAGACTCATTATAAGTGCTGAAAAATACTCAAAACTGCAACAAAGCAGCTTTTTACATACCATTGAGCAAGGAAAATAAACAATGGTGAAATGGAAAAACATTGATTTTCACAGTGCGGAGAAACATGGTAGCTAATACGGGAAAACAAAAACATTGCTCTGTATCGATTAGTTTGGTTTAGTGTATATATTCAGTCATAATAGATACCATTATAAATATGTACTGTATTAAACAATGAAATATTGATCAGGTCTTCCTTCTGCCATCACATGAAAGTGGATGACCCATCCACTGCCAGGTGATCATGTTACTTAGTGCAATATTGTTAGATGATAAATAAAAACTTTTCCAGTTAGGctaactaggggggggggggatgattatCACATTGATGATTCTGCTAAAATTAAATGAAATATTCTGtagtattattatttatgttaAAGGCATTGAagctattatcaaaaatattatttttaatagCAGTACAGTAACTTGTTTTAGTTACATTTGCATATATTCCTCGTTAGTGAGTAATCTGTAGGACAACTTTGTTTATTAACTGGGCTAACTTTTCAGACTCTTGCAAACAGTAAATACTACAAAGGTGGCTTTGAGCCAAAGATGACAAAACGAGAAGCATCGCTAATCCTCAACGTCTCTCCAAATGCCAACTCGCTCAAAGTGAAGGTGAGTTTCTAAATAACTGAAGGTACAGTACTATATTTAAAAGTAAAGTTTTGTTTAGACCCTATTTATATTGAATTCTTGTTATTTTTACCGAGCTGTGATTAATGacattaaataaacaaaacataagAACATTGATTATGCTGAACAAATATTATTTGCTTGTTCATAGATGTGTGTTTCCAGTCATTAGGTTCAATGGCTGACTTCTTTGAGAATGATCTTCAAATATTGAGTTTGTAGGCCTTGTGCAATGCCACCTATATGGGAGGAAGATTTTATATTAAACATTTCTTGAGAAATTGGAAGCATAACATGTTTTTCTTGGTTTCCTCTTAGCTGTAGCCCAGAAcatattagtttttttttttttagccaacATAATGGAATGAGATTCCTTTAATTTTCATGATAAATACAGGAATGGAAGGGAGATTTTAAGTGCTTGAGGAAAACATTGATACTGTATTAGGTAACCCATTCACTGAACATGAGCAATTAGTTTACCTTGTGTGAGAGTGACTGACACCTTACATGTGTGTGTCTTCTTGGCAGCTGACCTAGGAAATAGCAGGCCTCTTCATACTCTCTCTCTACTTGTAGTTGTAACTATTGCTATGTGCTAAGTCATTCAATATACAAAAATTTGTGCTTGTGTACCATGACTTATCATGATACACAGGCACATTTGTGTGCCATGACACTTTAAAAAATTACATTTCAGTTCTTCATTGAAGTGTGTTTGGAAGATGTTATGATTCCAGAATGTAATTCAAGAAATGTATAAAACATTTAAATATTTGCAATAATTTGAAAGTAGTGAATCCACCACTAGCATCTAATGAACATTTGTATTAAATACCTTGTGAAGAGTGAATTTCCGTGAAGACACCCATACTGTATAGCAAAGGCTAACTCTAATGATCATGCACTTATACATTTTTCAATTGTTGCCTTGGCTTTAATTCTGCGAGCCTTGGAATTCTAATCAAATGAATAATTTCAGAGTGCttataagagaatgatgcaggttaATCACCCTGATAGAGGAGGGTCCCCATACATCTCTGCTAAACTTAGTGAAGCCAAGGATCTGCTAGATAAATAGAATGCACATATCGACAAGGATCCAATgtaactactgtactgtatatatgaaATATTTCTTAGATACTCAAAATTGCTTATCCTCCTGGAATTGAGGGTTGATTGGAATGCAATTAAAATAATGTGGCCCAATATGAGGATGTGCCAGTTATGAATATACATACAATGAACCTTGTATGTGAACGTTAACATCACTTTACCACCAAATAAAGGTTATAATATTCGTTAGCATTTTTATATCAAAAGCAACTCTATAATTCACTAATTTTGTAAAGATATTGCTGTAATTACTGTAACTTAAAATGCAAATGTAGTTTTGTTTgcacaaaatttacattttaaggtTAACACCAAATCTTTAAAACATGATCTTGTCTAAAGCCATGTACAATAGCTTCAAAATTGTGCATTGCAATTGTCTATAAAGCACCctaataaatttacattaaaattaTAATGTTTGTCAACTTTACTGATTTAATTAGTTACCAATAATGTGTTTGATGCTTAAAGAAATCTCTCGGAGTCAAAGTTTAATTGAAAGAGTCAAAATTTAATTGTAGTAAGTTAGAATAGGGAATATTAAAGATAATGAGATACAGTACTTCAATAAATATTTGGCTACCCTGACTGGATTTATGCATTGTTCCCCCCTAACTAGATGCATGATTGCAATCAGAATTAAGTTGCATATAAGAATTtaccatcagacatgttgtctacTGGTGGTGCTTTTGTTGAGTGTGTGGAAGCTGACTACTAACCTATCTATTAAAACACACAAATTCCTATGTAACTGGAAATTGACCTTGAATCAGTTCATATTCTGAACTCTTCCCTGTTTACATTTGTTTTATGTTGGGAACATTTTGGTGTTAATAAGTGATACAAGTGTAACCATATGCAGTCACAATGTATTGGGTCATTGTGtttttaaatttatgtaaattcctgtaaatatatatatatatatatatgtttgttacaTAGAGTTTTATTAGCTTTAATTTGTATGCCTTTTTTTAAATAAAGGTGTTGATAATGAGAATTGTCAATGTTTGAGGTTTAAAACTTTTCAATGTGATGCACGTAAGTATAAAATACTCTATAACTTAGAAATTTGTGCATGTAGCATCCCAGTTGATCGAGTGGTTGGCCAGGAGCCTTGACCCAAAGATGAAGTGTGAGGGTAGAAAGATTCTCTGAAATCGATGGCAGGCAAACACCAGGTAAGTGAAGTAAAGGTCAAGCATATGACAGCATAGCTAAGGAAGTTTTAAATTAGATATGAT from Procambarus clarkii isolate CNS0578487 chromosome 31, FALCON_Pclarkii_2.0, whole genome shotgun sequence includes:
- the LOC123758844 gene encoding mitochondrial import inner membrane translocase subunit TIM14, translated to MASGMILAGLGLATLGFGARFVFRTMPALGKKMADAVNGIPKLDGKTLANSKYYKGGFEPKMTKREASLILNVSPNANSLKVKSAYKRMMQVNHPDRGGSPYISAKLSEAKDLLDK